One genomic segment of Primulina tabacum isolate GXHZ01 chromosome 9, ASM2559414v2, whole genome shotgun sequence includes these proteins:
- the LOC142504616 gene encoding stem-specific protein TSJT1-like: MLGVFSSSIVSPPDELVAAGSRTPSPKVTADKLVARFVEANFSAVSVQIGDAVQMAYTHHNQSAMQPRSFAVKDDIFCLFEGVLDNMGSLKQQYGLAKSANEVLLMIEAYKALRDRAPYPPNHVVGHLQGNFAFIVFDKSTSTLFVATDQLAKVPLYWGITADGYVAFANDADLLKGACGKSLASFPQGCFFSTAVGELRSYENPKNKITAVPAQEEEIWGAKFMVEGPSLLATTE; encoded by the exons ATGCTAGGTGTTTTCAGCAGCTCGATCGTGTCGCCTCCGGACGAGCTGGTGGCGGCGGGGAGCAGGACGCCGTCGCCGAAAGTCACGGCGGATAAGCTGGTGGCGCGGTTCGTGGAGGCCAATTTTTCGGCGGTTTCCGTGCAGATCGGGGACGCTGTGCAGATGGCCTACACTCACCATAACCAGTCCGCTATGCAGCCTAG ATCATTTGCTGTTAAGGACGACATATTCTGCTTGTTTGAAGGAGTACTCGACAACATGGGTAGTCTGAAGCAACAGTATGGGCTAGCAAAATCCGCAAATGAGGTTCTGTTAATGATAGAGGCATATAAGGCGCTTCGTGATCGAGCACCTTATCCTCCAAACCATGTTGTTGGACACCTCCAAGGGAATTTCGCCTTCATCGTTTTCGACAAATCCACTTCCACTTTGTTTGTTGCTACT GACCAATTGGCCAAGGTTCCTCTTTATTGGGGAATCACCGCTGATGGGTATGTAGCATTTGCCAATGATGCTGATTTGCTTAAGGGCGCTTGTGGAAAGTCACTTGCTTCTTTCCCACAAG GATGCTTCTTTTCCACGGCAGTTGGCGAACTTCGAAGCTACGAGAATCCAAAAAACAAGATCACGGCTGTTCCTGCTcaagaagaagaaatatggGGAGCAAAATTCATG GTGGAGGGGCCAAGTCTTCTTGCAACCACGGAATAA